Proteins from a genomic interval of Pelagibaculum spongiae:
- the ptsP gene encoding phosphoenolpyruvate--protein phosphotransferase — protein sequence MLQHIRQIVQEVNRQRDTTQVLNLIVERLQQIMETDVCSIYITDPQSGRHILKASRGLKQQAVGRISLDSCEGLVGLVAQKAEPVNLDDASQHACFRYFPETGEEAYSAFLGVPISFQRRNLGVLVVQQGEERRFDEEDEALLVTVSAQLSAVLGNAEASGLLSGGAKQGALSRGYKGRVVSPGLAIGRALVVYPPADLDSVPEKGCENPAEEILAFRDAVNAVQDDIRQMSRQLEGSVPKAELVLFDAYITLLSDPGLNGEIEQTIRKGNWAQGALKIVVLRHASVFETMEDDYLRERAVDLLDLGRRVLSKLQVSQEAASRVQREYPKNTILVGDEVTAAMLARVPVEKLCGVVSVKGSSNSHTAILARSLGIPVLMGMEELPFHHLDGQKLALDAYRGKVYPNPPSRMLDEYRRMLDQDKALSESLNQRLQKPALSPDGRLTKILINTGLASEQNSTPSQAADGVGLYRTELPFMMRNRFPSENEQQLIYRQLLEGFSGRPVIMRTLDIGGDKNLPYFPIVEDNPFLGWRGVRVTLDHPEIFLGQLRAMIKANQNSKNLMIMFPMITHLQELKDCLKLFEQAWSEVSAENTTSEKPELEKPKVGMMIEVPAAVYQIHQMAALVDFVSVGSNDLSQYLMAVDRNNSRVSNLCDHLTPSLLMAMKQIVDGAHAAGATASVCGEMAGDPYSALLLSGMGYDSLSMNAVQMARVKWALQTIPYQQLQSAVDPATLATDANQVRQQIRQLLIDNDLKELVIDKD from the coding sequence ATGCTGCAGCACATCCGCCAGATTGTTCAGGAAGTGAACCGTCAACGCGACACTACTCAAGTGTTGAATTTGATTGTTGAACGCCTGCAACAAATCATGGAGACAGATGTTTGCTCCATTTATATTACTGATCCGCAATCCGGTCGCCACATTCTTAAAGCCAGCCGCGGTTTGAAACAACAAGCGGTTGGTCGTATCTCTCTTGATTCCTGTGAAGGCTTAGTGGGTTTGGTGGCGCAAAAAGCCGAACCGGTTAACCTTGATGATGCTTCACAGCATGCCTGCTTTCGTTATTTCCCCGAAACCGGTGAAGAAGCCTACAGTGCCTTTCTTGGGGTGCCGATTAGTTTCCAACGCCGTAACTTGGGTGTATTGGTGGTTCAGCAGGGTGAAGAGCGACGTTTCGATGAAGAAGATGAAGCGCTGTTAGTCACAGTGTCGGCGCAGCTTTCTGCGGTGCTCGGTAATGCGGAAGCCAGCGGTTTATTAAGTGGTGGTGCTAAGCAAGGCGCTTTATCGCGCGGCTATAAAGGTCGAGTGGTTTCACCTGGTTTAGCAATTGGCCGCGCACTGGTGGTCTATCCACCGGCAGATTTGGATTCGGTACCAGAAAAAGGCTGTGAAAACCCAGCGGAAGAAATTCTGGCTTTCCGCGATGCAGTGAATGCGGTTCAAGATGATATTCGCCAGATGTCTCGTCAATTGGAAGGTTCGGTTCCTAAAGCCGAGTTAGTTCTATTTGATGCCTATATCACTTTATTAAGTGACCCGGGCTTGAATGGTGAAATTGAACAAACCATTCGCAAGGGAAATTGGGCGCAAGGCGCATTAAAAATTGTGGTGCTGCGCCATGCCTCTGTTTTTGAAACTATGGAAGATGATTATTTACGTGAGCGGGCAGTTGATCTGCTCGATTTAGGTCGTCGCGTGTTATCAAAACTTCAGGTTTCACAGGAAGCAGCCAGTCGCGTTCAGCGAGAATATCCGAAAAACACGATTTTGGTTGGTGACGAAGTCACTGCAGCTATGTTGGCACGAGTGCCCGTAGAAAAACTCTGTGGCGTGGTGTCGGTAAAAGGTTCTTCTAATTCTCATACCGCTATTTTAGCGAGAAGTCTGGGTATTCCAGTTTTGATGGGAATGGAGGAATTACCATTTCATCATCTGGATGGGCAAAAACTGGCATTAGACGCTTATCGCGGAAAAGTGTATCCCAATCCGCCCAGTAGAATGCTTGATGAATATCGGCGGATGCTCGATCAAGATAAAGCGCTAAGTGAATCGTTAAATCAGCGGCTGCAAAAACCTGCATTATCGCCCGATGGTCGCTTAACCAAAATTTTGATTAACACCGGTTTGGCTAGTGAGCAAAATTCAACGCCTTCGCAAGCTGCCGATGGTGTGGGTTTATATCGTACTGAATTGCCGTTTATGATGCGTAATCGTTTTCCGAGTGAAAATGAACAACAGCTGATTTACCGCCAATTACTCGAAGGCTTTTCAGGTCGCCCGGTCATTATGCGAACGCTCGATATAGGCGGTGATAAAAACCTGCCGTATTTCCCGATCGTAGAAGACAATCCATTTCTTGGTTGGCGCGGTGTCAGAGTTACTTTAGATCACCCGGAAATTTTTCTGGGCCAATTGCGGGCAATGATTAAAGCCAATCAAAATAGTAAAAATTTAATGATTATGTTTCCGATGATTACCCATCTTCAGGAATTAAAAGACTGCCTGAAATTATTTGAGCAAGCATGGTCAGAAGTCTCAGCAGAAAACACTACATCAGAAAAACCGGAATTAGAAAAACCTAAAGTCGGAATGATGATTGAAGTGCCTGCGGCGGTTTATCAAATCCATCAAATGGCAGCTTTGGTTGATTTTGTTTCAGTTGGTAGTAACGACTTGAGCCAATATTTAATGGCGGTGGATCGTAATAATTCTCGCGTTTCTAACTTGTGCGACCACTTAACACCTAGCTTGCTAATGGCGATGAAACAAATTGTCGATGGTGCACATGCTGCGGGTGCTACGGCATCGGTTTGCGGTGAAATGGCGGGCGATCCGTATTCTGCCTTGTTGTTATCTGGCATGGGTTATGACAGTTTAAGCATGAACGCAGTGCAAATGGCTCGTGTGAAATGGGCCTTGCAAACCATTCCTTATCAGCAATTGCAGTCAGCAGTTGATCCCGCGACTTTGGCGACCGATGCCAATCAGGTTCGTCAGCAAATTCGTCAATTACTAATCGATAATGATTTAAAAGAATTAGTGATTGATAAGGATTGA
- a CDS encoding HAD family hydrolase, producing MSLAIFDLDNTLIKGDSDHSWGEFLVQKGIVDTQAFKQANDLFYQQYNDGQLDINEYLRFTLQPLTQFSMQQLAELQEEFMREVIEPIILPDAEALLQKHRDQGDYLLIISATNEFVVGPIAKRFKVDHAIACQVEIIDGRYTGKPIGIPSFQAGKITRLESWLEDHPQHSMQDAWFYSDSRNDLPLLEQVARPIAVDADETLTARAKQAGWPIISLR from the coding sequence GTGAGCTTGGCAATTTTTGATTTGGATAACACATTAATAAAAGGTGATAGCGATCACAGCTGGGGCGAGTTTTTGGTTCAGAAAGGCATCGTCGACACTCAAGCATTCAAACAAGCTAACGACCTTTTCTACCAGCAATATAACGATGGTCAACTCGATATAAATGAGTACTTAAGATTCACCTTACAACCACTCACTCAATTTTCAATGCAGCAGTTAGCTGAGCTGCAAGAAGAGTTTATGCGTGAGGTAATCGAACCAATTATTTTGCCCGACGCCGAAGCACTGTTACAAAAACACCGGGACCAAGGCGATTACCTGCTAATTATTTCTGCCACCAATGAATTTGTGGTTGGCCCAATTGCAAAGCGTTTCAAAGTTGACCATGCCATAGCCTGTCAGGTAGAAATTATTGATGGTCGTTATACCGGCAAGCCCATTGGTATTCCCAGTTTTCAGGCCGGTAAAATCACTCGACTTGAAAGCTGGTTGGAAGATCACCCTCAGCATTCCATGCAAGACGCCTGGTTCTACAGCGACTCCAGAAATGACTTGCCATTGCTAGAACAAGTCGCCCGGCCAATTGCGGTTGATGCTGATGAAACGTTAACCGCCCGAGCCAAACAAGCAGGTTGGCCAATTATTAGTTTGCGCTGA
- the rppH gene encoding RNA pyrophosphohydrolase, giving the protein MIDKDGFRPNVGIILCDQRGRLFWARRVGQQAWQFPQGGIDRQETPIEAMYRELYEEVGLLKEHVRILGQSRGWLRYRLPRHLIRDNKPRCIGQKQKWFMLQLVGSEDNVCFDRHSKPEFDEWRWVTYWYPLRHVVSFKREVYRRALLELAPKVFANVRANPNPPPPTASSNKRNKKWPKDRDGKDEG; this is encoded by the coding sequence ATGATCGACAAAGATGGGTTTCGCCCCAATGTCGGCATTATTCTGTGCGATCAGAGAGGAAGATTGTTCTGGGCCCGCCGAGTAGGACAGCAGGCGTGGCAGTTCCCCCAAGGGGGAATCGACAGGCAGGAAACGCCGATTGAAGCTATGTACAGGGAGCTGTACGAAGAAGTCGGACTGCTTAAAGAGCATGTCCGTATTCTCGGTCAATCTCGGGGCTGGTTACGTTATCGTTTGCCGCGGCATTTGATTCGTGACAACAAGCCACGTTGTATTGGCCAGAAACAGAAGTGGTTTATGCTTCAGTTGGTCGGGTCTGAGGACAATGTTTGTTTCGATAGACACAGCAAGCCGGAATTTGATGAATGGCGCTGGGTGACCTATTGGTATCCGCTGCGCCATGTGGTTTCTTTCAAGCGTGAAGTTTATCGACGCGCTCTGTTGGAGTTGGCACCTAAGGTGTTTGCGAACGTGCGGGCCAATCCAAATCCGCCGCCTCCGACAGCGTCGAGCAACAAGCGCAATAAAAAATGGCCAAAAGATCGGGATGGCAAAGACGAAGGTTAG
- a CDS encoding NRDE family protein yields the protein MCLIALSYQQQKGFPLVLLANRDELHQRETSRLAFWPDAPEILGGKDLEAGGSWLAINRNGRFAVLTNLRRPGQTKGPRSRGLIIKDYLTSNLSTEAFVEQLSNDRALYSGFNIVLGDFSTDCQLWYLSSETTPRELAPGNYAISNEVLGDNWPKTEKLKQGMVESLSQELNEKALMALLENRQQAEKSQLPNTGVGEEMEQLLSPIFIANGIYGTRCSTYLAINHKGFLRMREHSWDVQQQLSDNRSVEFLINAEDDSFLCSDALQNNLDCCSID from the coding sequence ATGTGCCTGATTGCTTTGAGTTACCAGCAACAAAAGGGGTTTCCTTTGGTTTTGTTGGCCAATCGAGATGAGCTTCATCAGCGAGAAACTTCTCGATTAGCTTTTTGGCCAGACGCACCCGAAATTCTCGGTGGCAAAGATCTTGAAGCGGGTGGCAGTTGGCTGGCGATAAATCGTAATGGCCGATTTGCGGTATTAACCAACCTGCGCCGTCCCGGCCAAACAAAAGGTCCGCGTTCTCGTGGGTTGATCATTAAAGACTATCTCACCAGCAATCTTTCTACTGAAGCATTTGTTGAACAATTATCCAATGATAGAGCGCTCTATTCGGGATTTAATATCGTGCTCGGTGATTTCTCCACCGATTGCCAACTGTGGTATCTCTCTAGCGAGACCACACCGCGTGAATTAGCACCCGGTAACTACGCCATTAGCAATGAAGTGCTCGGTGACAATTGGCCAAAAACTGAAAAGCTTAAACAAGGAATGGTTGAATCGCTCAGCCAAGAGCTGAATGAAAAAGCACTAATGGCATTACTAGAAAACCGTCAGCAGGCAGAAAAATCTCAATTACCTAACACCGGTGTTGGTGAAGAAATGGAGCAACTACTCTCGCCAATTTTTATCGCTAATGGCATATATGGCACTCGCTGCTCTACTTACTTAGCGATTAACCATAAAGGTTTTTTGAGAATGCGCGAGCATAGCTGGGATGTACAGCAGCAACTTAGCGACAATAGAAGTGTTGAGTTTCTGATTAACGCTGAAGATGATTCGTTTTTATGCAGCGATGCACTGCAAAATAACTTAGATTGTTGCTCGATAGATTAA